In Drosophila bipectinata strain 14024-0381.07 chromosome 2R, DbipHiC1v2, whole genome shotgun sequence, one genomic interval encodes:
- the LOC108123175 gene encoding glycerol kinase 3, whose translation MSNGQYGRFGALIGVAYVSSTHCRFLVYSTKNAEVLAYHELKLRQIVHQAGWLEYDPVEIWKLMQECIETAYKNLVILEINPQDIIAVGIANQRGTSVLWNKQTGLPLYNAIGWSDCRSTSILKTLLHNVRHNVDYVRYRSGLPLSSCFSALKIRWLTDHVSTVKSAIAEENCLFGTLDSWLLWNLTGGVESGVHSTDVTNAHYTSLMNLSTEQWDPKLCQFFKLPMNILPRIRSNSEIFGYVLEGPLLGIPIAGVMGEQPACLLGQLCVKAGQNVCTLDDSCFVLLNTAKEKLDSANGLITGIAHRLGAKEATNYTLEGAISNSGSTITWLRETLRINTEINSNDNVVESLNTFIGENSMISSSCSSSMLNAECGLAAKRSEITFVPAFHGLYAPYWRHDARGILLGLTSQTTSENITQAAYEATGFQIYEVLQAFRKDTPNWRRSCMQPVLTFGGDCAENTHLVQFIADIVGHMLERPQTTSPAGLGAMIAAGITMDVVSLQYAAKMYAPPTDVFSPTTTQNRRELLYKRWSYAVKKCLHWNNYETYEADVELFAQRELDPNYSVRRSIPGSLFLTTSFALLLLANYLKNNPLN comes from the exons ATGAGCAACGGCCAGTATGGAAGGTTCGGAGCACTCATTGGCGTTGCGTACGTGAGCAGCACCCACTGCCGATTCCTG GTTTACTCAACCAAGAATGCCGAAGTCCTGGCCTACCATGAGCTGAAGCTGCGTCAGATTGTCCACCAGGCAGGCTGGCTGGAATATGATCCTGTGGAGATATGGAAGCTTATGCAGGAGTGTATCGAG ACTGCGTACAAAAATCTGGTGATATTGGAAATAAATCCGCAGGACATCATAGCCGTTGGAATAGCGAACCAAAGAGGAACCTCTGTGCTATGGAACAAGCAAACGGGGCTTCCGCTGTATAACGCCATCGGCTGGTCCGACTGCCGTAGCACTTCCATTCTGAAAACCTTGCTCCATAATGTCCGGCATAATGTGGATTACGTGAGGTATCGCAGCGGGTTGCCGTTGAGCAGCTGCTTCAGCGCCCTGAAAATAAGATGGCTTACGGATCATGTTTCGACTGTTAAGAGTGCAATAGCGGAGGAGAATTGCCTGTTTGGCACACTGGACTCATGGCTTCTTTGGAATCTAACCGGGGGAGTGGAGAGCGGCGTTCATTCGACCGATGTTACAAATGCCCACTACACCTCGCTTATGAATTTGTCCACGGAGCAGTGGGACCCCAAGCTCTGCCAGTTCTTCAAACTGCCCATGAATATACTGCCACGGATTCGTTCCAACTCGGAGATCTTCGGTTACGTCCTGGAGGGTCCCTTGCTGGGCATTCCAATTGCTGGAGTTATGGGTGAGCAGCCCGCTTGCCTGTTGGGTCAGCTGTGCGTTAAGGCTGGCCAGAATGTATGCACATTGGACGACAGTTGCTTTGTGCTGCTGAACACCGCCAAGGAGAAGCTCGACTCTGCCAACGGACTGATCACGGGAATCGCACATAGGCTGGGCGCAAAAGAGGCTACCAACTATACCCTGGAGGGTGCTATTTCCAACTCTGGATCCACCATCACTTGGTTGCGGGAGACGTTGCGAATTAATACCGAAATAAACTCAAACGACAACGTGGTAGAGTCTTTGAACACTTTCATTGGCGAGAACTCGATGATTTCGTCCTCCTGCTCGTCTTCTATGCTAAATGCCGAGTGCGGATtagcggccaagcgttcagaAATCACATTCGTACCGGCATTTCATGGGTTGTATGCTCCCTATTGGCGTCACGATGCCAGAGGCATTCTTCTTGGGCTGACCAGTCAGACAACGTCAGAGAACATTACTCAAGCAGCATATGAGGCTACTGGGTTTCAAATATACGAAGTGCTGCAGGCATTTAGAAAGGACACGCCTAACTGGCGTCGTTCCTGTATGCAGCCAGTGCTCACGTTTGGTGGTGATTGTGCCGAGAACACGCATCTTGTTCAGTTTATAGCTGACATCGTTGGCCATATGTTGGAGCGCCCACAGACGACATCCCCAGCAGGACTAGGTGCGATGATAGCCGCCGGTATCACCATGGATGTGGTATCTCTGCAATACGCTGCGAAAATGTATGCTCCGCCTACGGACGTCTTTTCCCCGACAACTACACAGAACC gTCGAGAGCTACTCTACAAGCGCTGGTCTTATGCAGTAAAGAAATGCCTGCATTGGAATAATTACGAGACTTATGAGGCCGATGTGGAACTCTTCGCCCAACGAGAGCTAGACCCAAATTATTCTGTTCGTCGTTCAATACCCGGTAGTTTGTTCCTGACCACATCGTTCGCCCTGCTTCTGTTGGCCAATTACCTAAAGAACAACCCGTTAAACTAA
- the Dlip3 gene encoding uncharacterized protein Dlip3, with product MMSTKSDNKMQRYYAERETTGPEFDDRLIKLVRANPAIYDVSHPHYRRNPVRVDIWDRIATELGASSRFLQTKWKNIRYNYLQEIKAIETGQANPNVRKRRFTEDLSFLQNTAQTYNVKKLQSYNAVPQNGSSDNDSNSFLYPDPEHLKIDASEGYDIIELDNSEDGSHSDDNEIVPELQLDMHSKPVISLQGALNGARSSSNSRSHDNENDHTHVSSPASSPLLTPMVVMGNGFDQEQVQPTHVSDMNQEIPKNNSLSNGEVTIEPIYKPAATRRPLPSDFLSSRAKRKVIPTPPSLTPYNDPIELYCLSLVDTLRSMPRSERERVKFEFANILKDAKYKDET from the exons ATGATGAGCACTAAGTCGGATAACAAGATGCAGAGGTACTACGCCGAACGGGAAACCACAGGACCCGAGTTCG ACGATCGCCTCATAAAACTGGTTCGCGCCAATCCGGCCATCTACGATGTCAGCCACCCACACTACCGCCGGAATCCTGTAAGAGTGGACATATGGGATCGAATCGCCACCGAGCTGGGCGCCTCCT CTCGTTTCCTGCAGACCAAGTGGAAAAACATACGCTACAACTATTTGCAGGAGATCAAAGCCATTGAAACGGGCCAGGCCAATCCGAATGTGAGAAAACGTCGGTTCACCGAGGATTTGTCCTTCCTGCAAAACACCGCTCAAACGTACAACGTGAAGAAGCTGCAGAGCTACAATGCCGTGCCCCAGAACGGCAGCAGTGACAACGACAGTAACAGTTTCCTTTACCCGGACCCCGAGCACCTGAAGATCGATGCCTCCGAGGGCTATGACATCATCGAACTGGATAATAGTGAAGATGGCTCTCACAGCGATGACAACGAGATTGtgccggagctgcagctggaCATGCATTCCAAGCCTGTGATCTCGCTTCAGGGTGCGCTCAACGGTGCCCGcagtagcagcaacagccgTAGCCACGACAATGAGAATGACCATACCCACGTTAGCTCGCCGGCCTCCTCGCCCCTCCTCACTCCCATGGTGGTTATGGGCAATGGCTTTGACCAGGAGCAGGTGCAGCCCACCCACGTCAGCGACATGAACCAGGAAATTCCAAAAAACAACTCCCTCTCCAACGGGGAGGTCACCATCGAACCAATCTACAAGCCAGCGGCAACCAGACGCCCACTTCCCAGCGATTTTCTGTCCAGTCGAGCCAAACGTAAAGTCATTCCGACACCTCCTTCGCTGACACCATATAACGACCCCATCGAGCTGTACTGCCTGTCGCTGGTGGACACCTTGCGCAGTATGCCCCGATCGGAACGGGAACGAGTCAAGTTTGAGTTCGCCAACATACTGAAGGACGCCAAGTACAAGGACGAGACCTAA